CACCGAGAGCGAGGGCGAAGACGGCGAGCGCCCCCCAGGCGATGCCCTCCAGCGCACCCGCCTGCACCGGTCCGCGGATGATCTGCTCGAGCACGATCGGGATCATCAGGGCGATGATCGCGGCGACGAGCGCGCTCGCGGCACCGCCGGCGAGTCGCCAGATGACCGGCTTCACGAACGGCTTGAGGCGCCACAGAGCGGCGGGAGTGGAGAGGGTGGAGGACGGCGAGGCGTTCTGCGATGAAGGCGAGGAAGACATGTCTCTCAGACGAGTTTCGTATGGGGAAGCGGTTGCTGAAGGGGACGGACGCGCGAAAGGACTCTCGGAGTCCGGCATCCGGTGACGTCGTGCGGGGGAGAACGGCTCTAGCGGAGCGGGCGCACCGGGGTCGAGCCGAGAGCGGCGATCTGCGCAGCGGAGATCGATGTCATGGTGTCCTCCTCAGGGGCTCGGCTATGTCGTCCGGTCGGTGCGACAGCCCACCAGCCTATTCCTGTGAACCAGCTGACCGCAAGAGAGATTCCCGATTCCCTGAGAATCGCCGCGTCAGCTCCGGCCGGCCTCCCGCTCGAGCAGGCTCGACTTGACGCCCGTACCCCACGCGAACCCGCCCATGGTGCCGTCCGAGCGCAGCACGCGGTGGCACGGCACGAACAGCGCGGGCGCGTTCCTGGCGCAGATCGACGCCGCAGCGCGGACCGCCCGGGGGTTGCCGATACGGGCGGCGAACGACGTGTAGGTCAACGGCTCCCCCGGTGCGATCGCGCGCAGCGCCGCCCATCCGGCCAGTTGCAGCGCGGTGCCGGTCTGGTGGACCGCGACCGTGTCGACCGCCGACAGGTCACCCGCGTAGAAAGCCAGGACGGCGGCCGCGGCATCAGTCTCGCCCTCGGCGACGGTGGACGGCTGCGCGGACGGCGAGAGACGCCCGATGATCGCGCCCTGATCGGCGGTCCACCCCGACGCCAGCACCCGCTGGCGCTCGTCGGCGAGGATGGTGAACGACCCGTCGGGGGTGTCCAGAGTCTGGATGAGGGCGGTCATGATGTCTCCTTCGGAACGGATCTCTGAGATGTGCGTCGCGGACGCACCGGCGCCGCGCGCCAGAGGTGAGCACTGAGATAGCTGCGCCACGGAGCGGCACGCTCGGCCCAGGCGACCAGCGGGATCGGATCTCCCGGCAGGCCCGAGGCCGCCGCACCGGCGCGCAGCGCCACGTCGCCGGGGAGCAGGATGTCGGGGTCTCCGAGAACACGCATCCGCACGTAGTCGGCGGTCCACGGGCCGATCCCCGGCATGGCGAGAAGCGCCGCACGCTGCTGGGCGCCGTCGTCTCCGACGGTGAGCGTGAGGGATCCGTCGGCGAGCGCGGCCGCCGCCCCCACGATCGCCCGGATGCGGGCCCCCGGCCCTCGCAGCACCTCGGCGCCGTGCTCGGCGATCGCCGACATGGTCGGGAACAGGAGTCCCTGCTCGGTGCGCTCCCCCAGGGCCTCGGTGAGCGCCGAGAGCGCGGTGCGCGCGGCGACGACGGTGATCTGCTGACCGATCATCGCCCGGATCAGCATCTCGTGCGGATCTGCGGATCCCGGCACGCGGATGCCGGGCGTGCGCGCGACCAGCGGCGCGAGCTCCGGATGCGTGCCGAGGGCCTGATCGACGGCCGACGGATCGGCGTCGAGGTCGAAGATCCGCCGCACCGTGGACACCAGGGGCGCCAGGTCGCCGAGCTGCGCGACCCGGGCGCGCAGATGCAGGCGCTCGGCGCCGTCGAGGCTCACCTCGAACCAGGCGGGTCCCCCGGCCATCCGCAGGTGCCGGGAGAACGAGCTGGAGGTGGCCACCTCGACCCCCGCCACGGCCCGGGCCCCCATCCAGTCGAAGATGCCGCCTGCGTCGAGCGGGCCGCGATACGGAAGCACGAGATCGATCCCGCCCGGCACGACCGCTCCCGGCGCGCGCCGTCGCGACCTGAGCTCGCCGGGGGTGAGCGCGAACACCTCGCGGATCGTGTCGTTGCACTGCCGGATGCTGGCGAAACCGGCCGAGAACGCCACCTCGGAGATCGGCATGTCGGTGCCGACGAGGAGCATCCGCGCCATGTGCGCCCGATGCGCTCTGGCGAGGGCGAGAGGACCTGCACCGAGCTCGGTCGAGAGCAGCCGAGCGAGGTGCCGTGTCGAGTACCCCAGGCGCGCGGCGAGGCCGGCGACCCCCTCGCGTTCGACGACACCGGCAGAGATCAGCCGCATCGCCCGCGCCGCCACGTCGCCGCGCAGATCCCACGCGGGCGACCCGGGAGCGGCCTCGGGGAGGCAGCGCTTGCAGGCGCGGAATCCGGCCTCGTGGGCCGCGGCGCTGGTCGGATAGAAGGTGACGTTCTCAGGGTTGGGCGTGCGCGCCGGACAGCTGGGACGGCAGTAGATGCGGGTCGAGCGCACCGCG
The sequence above is a segment of the Microbacterium sp. Root553 genome. Coding sequences within it:
- a CDS encoding DNA-3-methyladenine glycosylase 2 family protein translates to MSLPVTDFDERYRAISARDTRFDGQFVTAVRSTRIYCRPSCPARTPNPENVTFYPTSAAAHEAGFRACKRCLPEAAPGSPAWDLRGDVAARAMRLISAGVVEREGVAGLAARLGYSTRHLARLLSTELGAGPLALARAHRAHMARMLLVGTDMPISEVAFSAGFASIRQCNDTIREVFALTPGELRSRRRAPGAVVPGGIDLVLPYRGPLDAGGIFDWMGARAVAGVEVATSSSFSRHLRMAGGPAWFEVSLDGAERLHLRARVAQLGDLAPLVSTVRRIFDLDADPSAVDQALGTHPELAPLVARTPGIRVPGSADPHEMLIRAMIGQQITVVAARTALSALTEALGERTEQGLLFPTMSAIAEHGAEVLRGPGARIRAIVGAAAALADGSLTLTVGDDGAQQRAALLAMPGIGPWTADYVRMRVLGDPDILLPGDVALRAGAAASGLPGDPIPLVAWAERAAPWRSYLSAHLWRAAPVRPRRTSQRSVPKETS
- a CDS encoding methylated-DNA--[protein]-cysteine S-methyltransferase, which gives rise to MTALIQTLDTPDGSFTILADERQRVLASGWTADQGAIIGRLSPSAQPSTVAEGETDAAAAVLAFYAGDLSAVDTVAVHQTGTALQLAGWAALRAIAPGEPLTYTSFAARIGNPRAVRAAASICARNAPALFVPCHRVLRSDGTMGGFAWGTGVKSSLLEREAGRS